The Flavobacterium jumunjinense genome includes a region encoding these proteins:
- a CDS encoding nucleotidyltransferase domain-containing protein, producing the protein MTIQDLKKQNLILFEVISGSRSFGLETPTSDTDIKGVYYLPKEQFYGLEYIPQISNETNDEVYYEIGRFVELLIKNNPNILEILATPEDCVLYKNPIMSSLKIEDFLSKLCKDSFAGYAMTQIKKARGLKKKIVNPIPKERKNLLHFCVILNGHDAIPLLKWLHDKEIKQENCGLINVPNAKGIYALFHDVNNNLNYKGIIKKELSNEVSLTSIPKGEKEIAYMSCNLEGYSKYCKEYTEYWDWIEKRNEERYNTNQKHGKNYDSKNMMHTIRLLQTALEIITTGKLSIRVTNREELLSIKAGEIEYDELLEKAENLIATIEKEYLSSTLPAYPDSDKAINTLIQIRESLYS; encoded by the coding sequence ATGACAATACAAGACCTTAAAAAACAAAACCTAATTCTTTTTGAAGTAATATCTGGAAGCCGTTCTTTCGGATTAGAAACACCAACCTCTGACACCGATATTAAAGGTGTTTATTATCTCCCTAAAGAACAATTTTATGGTTTAGAATATATTCCACAAATTAGTAATGAAACTAATGATGAGGTGTATTATGAAATTGGTCGTTTTGTTGAATTGTTGATTAAAAACAATCCTAATATTTTAGAAATTTTAGCAACTCCAGAAGATTGTGTTTTGTATAAAAATCCAATAATGAGTAGTTTGAAGATTGAAGATTTTCTATCAAAATTATGCAAAGACAGTTTTGCAGGTTATGCGATGACGCAAATAAAAAAGGCAAGAGGATTAAAAAAGAAAATTGTTAATCCGATTCCTAAAGAACGTAAAAATCTTTTACATTTTTGTGTTATTTTAAATGGTCATGACGCAATTCCTTTATTAAAATGGTTGCATGATAAAGAAATTAAACAAGAAAATTGTGGATTGATTAATGTACCAAATGCAAAAGGAATTTATGCTTTGTTTCACGATGTGAATAATAATCTAAACTATAAAGGAATTATAAAGAAAGAACTATCGAATGAAGTTTCTTTAACTTCTATTCCTAAAGGAGAAAAAGAGATAGCTTATATGTCTTGCAATTTAGAAGGCTATTCTAAATATTGTAAAGAGTATACAGAATATTGGGATTGGATAGAAAAACGCAATGAAGAGCGATACAATACCAACCAAAAACATGGAAAGAATTACGATTCTAAAAACATGATGCATACTATTAGGTTGTTGCAAACAGCTTTAGAAATTATTACTACTGGGAAACTTTCAATTCGTGTTACTAATAGAGAAGAATTATTATCTATAAAAGCTGGAGAAATTGAGTATGATGAATTATTAGAAAAAGCCGAAAACTTAATTGCAACAATAGAAAAAGAATATCTTTCAAGTACATTACCAGCTTATCCTGATTCAGATAAAGCAATCAATACTTTAATTCAAATTAGAGAAAGTCTTTATTCCTGA
- the lhpI gene encoding bifunctional Delta(1)-pyrroline-2-carboxylate/Delta(1)-piperideine-2-carboxylate reductase — protein MMDIQLISDAFIEKECNFNELIEKLRAAFASSALEVPMRHHHDFSNPLENNDSTLLLMPAFNIGTDAGVKIVTVSPNNGKYNLPAIQGTYIYLDAHKGNIKAILEAKSLTTKRTAATSALASSYLSKKDASSLLMIGTGALSVNLIQAHASVRPIKNVYVLGRTLEKAQAICDMLKNEQYACSAIIAIEQRITEVDIISCATLSPDPIVLGKWLQPGQHLDLVGAYKKNTREADDEAVTKSSVFIDTYQGGLKESGDIVIPLQNGVLKTEDIKADLFELCSNSKKGRTTNEEITFFKSVGHASEDLVAASYFYEKYTSQK, from the coding sequence ATGATGGACATTCAACTTATTTCTGATGCTTTTATTGAAAAAGAATGTAATTTTAATGAATTAATTGAAAAATTAAGAGCCGCTTTTGCTTCTTCTGCTTTAGAAGTTCCAATGCGTCATCATCATGATTTTTCAAACCCTTTAGAAAATAACGATTCAACTTTGCTATTGATGCCTGCTTTTAATATAGGGACAGACGCAGGTGTCAAAATTGTAACTGTAAGTCCAAACAATGGGAAATATAACTTACCAGCCATTCAAGGAACCTATATTTATTTAGATGCACATAAAGGAAATATCAAAGCCATTTTAGAAGCAAAATCTTTAACAACAAAGCGCACAGCTGCTACTTCAGCTTTAGCGAGTAGTTACCTTTCGAAGAAAGATGCTTCCTCATTATTAATGATTGGTACAGGTGCTTTGTCTGTTAATTTAATTCAAGCGCATGCAAGTGTTCGACCAATTAAAAATGTTTATGTTTTAGGAAGAACACTCGAAAAAGCACAAGCAATTTGCGATATGTTAAAAAATGAACAATATGCTTGTAGTGCCATTATAGCTATTGAACAAAGAATTACAGAAGTAGATATAATTTCATGTGCTACTTTATCACCAGACCCGATAGTTTTAGGAAAGTGGTTACAGCCAGGACAACACTTGGACTTAGTTGGAGCTTATAAAAAAAATACTCGTGAAGCAGATGATGAAGCAGTAACAAAATCGTCGGTATTTATAGATACCTATCAAGGTGGTTTAAAAGAAAGTGGCGATATTGTTATCCCTTTGCAAAACGGAGTTTTAAAAACGGAAGATATTAAAGCCGATTTATTTGAGTTATGTAGTAACTCTAAAAAAGGAAGAACAACTAACGAAGAAATTACTTTTTTTAAATCGGTAGGGCATGCCTCTGAAGATTTAGTTGCAGCTTCCTATTTTTATGAAAAATATACTTCTCAGAAATAA
- a CDS encoding tRNA(His) guanylyltransferase Thg1 family protein, whose product MKFEAIDAKMRKNETLFDQHVLPDNYIIVRLDGKGFTKLTKESLDLEKPFDIRFHDAMVATTKHLLTVGFKVIYAYTQSDEISLLIDKDDKTFNRKVRKINSVLAGEASAFFSMFFNKLSVLDCRTICIPNIEMVLDYFCWRQEDAHRNSLSAYCYWTLREKGDSYIDATKKIEKLSTAAKNELLFQHGINYNNVPSWQKRGVSMFYKRIDKKGINPINQEEIEYTRKEIFLDTELLIREEYREFLLKIITSG is encoded by the coding sequence ATGAAATTTGAAGCGATAGATGCTAAAATGAGAAAGAATGAAACACTTTTTGATCAACATGTTTTACCCGATAATTATATAATTGTTCGATTGGATGGAAAGGGGTTTACCAAGTTAACTAAAGAAAGCTTAGATTTGGAAAAACCATTCGATATTCGTTTTCATGATGCTATGGTGGCAACAACTAAGCATTTACTAACAGTAGGTTTTAAAGTTATATATGCCTATACACAGAGTGATGAAATTTCATTATTGATAGATAAAGACGACAAGACTTTTAATAGAAAAGTGCGAAAAATTAATTCTGTTTTAGCAGGTGAAGCCAGTGCCTTTTTTAGTATGTTTTTTAATAAATTATCTGTTTTAGATTGCAGAACAATTTGTATTCCTAATATTGAAATGGTTCTGGATTATTTTTGTTGGAGACAAGAGGATGCACATAGAAACTCACTATCAGCCTATTGCTATTGGACATTAAGAGAAAAAGGAGATTCTTATATAGATGCAACAAAGAAAATTGAAAAATTATCTACAGCAGCAAAAAATGAATTGTTATTTCAACACGGAATTAATTATAATAATGTACCCTCTTGGCAAAAAAGAGGAGTGTCTATGTTTTATAAAAGAATAGATAAAAAAGGAATAAACCCTATAAATCAAGAAGAAATTGAATACACTCGAAAAGAGATTTTCTTAGATACTGAATTACTTATTAGAGAAGAATATAGGGAGTTTTTATTAAAAATCATAACATCAGGTTAA
- a CDS encoding retron St85 family RNA-directed DNA polymerase codes for MSEKLSKQQIYDRIKATSKDSYILEEMQRLGFWQSGAEPSLSEILIQQETTIQKELNALLAQDKKFQNKEAMLVEMRKARMKAAKERRVETLQKREQLKIEKAQKWKLTQEKEIIYLGDQVSKGLNIQETNAALLDNYNLPVFEDVLALAQSMQIDLKALQYLAYHRSVSKIHHYHTFEVSKKSGGKRKISTPKPKLKELQNWILENILHKIPHTDEAHGFIKKRSIVTNAKPHLEKDIVINIDLKDFFPTITHKRVKGLFHKMGYSEQIATILSLLCTYSEVDEIDLDGVTYYVQSGERKLPQGAPTSPAISNMIVYKMDKKISGLAKKLNFTYTRYADDMTFSTSNENALNVSRLLYFIKKIITSEGFIIHPDKIHIMRNGMQKKVTGVVVNKKLNVDRLQLRKFRAVLHNINQNGWKDQQWGKAIHLINAVEGYINYVAMVNPEKGAQFKKSLVAIISKHGKPEIEKPTPIEKEKLIVPPVLEEPKTIVEDQKPGNWWNIF; via the coding sequence ATGTCTGAAAAGCTGAGTAAACAACAAATTTATGATAGAATAAAAGCTACTTCAAAAGATAGCTACATATTAGAAGAAATGCAACGCTTAGGTTTTTGGCAATCTGGTGCTGAACCAAGCCTTTCTGAAATTCTTATTCAACAAGAAACTACAATTCAGAAAGAGCTTAATGCGCTCTTAGCACAAGATAAAAAATTCCAAAACAAGGAAGCTATGCTTGTAGAAATGCGTAAAGCACGCATGAAAGCAGCAAAAGAAAGGCGTGTTGAAACACTACAAAAAAGAGAACAACTTAAAATTGAGAAAGCACAAAAATGGAAACTTACTCAAGAAAAAGAAATTATCTATTTAGGAGATCAAGTTTCAAAAGGCTTAAACATTCAAGAAACAAATGCTGCTCTTTTAGATAACTACAACTTACCCGTTTTTGAAGACGTACTTGCATTGGCTCAAAGTATGCAAATCGATTTAAAAGCTTTGCAATATTTAGCCTATCATAGAAGTGTTTCTAAAATTCATCATTATCATACTTTTGAAGTCTCTAAAAAATCAGGTGGAAAAAGAAAAATTTCAACTCCAAAACCTAAATTAAAGGAACTACAAAATTGGATTTTAGAAAACATACTTCATAAAATCCCACATACAGATGAAGCTCATGGTTTCATTAAAAAGCGTTCCATAGTTACAAATGCAAAACCTCATCTTGAAAAAGATATTGTAATTAATATCGATTTAAAAGATTTCTTCCCAACAATAACACATAAAAGAGTGAAAGGTTTATTCCATAAAATGGGGTATTCTGAACAGATTGCAACTATCTTGAGTCTTTTATGCACCTATTCAGAAGTGGATGAGATTGATTTAGATGGTGTTACCTATTATGTACAATCTGGTGAACGAAAACTTCCGCAAGGAGCTCCAACAAGTCCTGCAATAAGCAATATGATTGTTTATAAAATGGATAAAAAAATTAGTGGATTAGCAAAAAAGTTGAACTTTACCTATACACGCTATGCAGACGACATGACTTTTTCTACTTCTAATGAAAATGCATTGAATGTTTCTCGTTTGTTATACTTTATTAAAAAGATAATAACTTCAGAAGGCTTTATAATCCATCCCGATAAAATACATATCATGCGAAATGGTATGCAGAAAAAAGTAACCGGTGTTGTTGTTAATAAAAAATTGAATGTTGATCGTTTACAGTTAAGAAAATTCCGTGCCGTATTGCATAATATTAATCAAAATGGATGGAAAGATCAACAGTGGGGAAAAGCAATTCATCTAATAAATGCAGTTGAAGGTTATATCAATTATGTTGCAATGGTAAATCCCGAAAAAGGAGCACAATTCAAAAAAAGCCTTGTTGCAATTATTAGCAAACACGGTAAACCAGAAATTGAAAAACCAACTCCTATTGAAAAAGAAAAACTAATAGTACCTCCAGTTCTTGAAGAACCTAAAACAATAGTAGAAGATCAAAAACCAGGAAACTGGTGGAATATCTTTTAA
- a CDS encoding MBL fold metallo-hydrolase — MLQAEVKSKFGEDVSIAIYPDNCKWNYIVDCGEASLLTVKDCMNARAIFISHTHIDHFINFDQIMRHQVGSKERYIICGPKNIALQVQAKLKSFTWNLVEEDAVVYEIREIISEDLIKVYEMKPAEWELEFLEDRTALYNDERVVVNFMILDHKTDVIAYHFKDNDSINIDVTKIPYKPGKWINELKLAYMSDDVNKVIEVGTEEHIAEELFHYLKVEKGNSLGVILDHAAHEENHNKIKQLFHDCDTVLIETFYKEEDKEKAILNYHSYASQSGKIMFESNVKKAIPVHFSRKYTEEDVESIKVDFYKAFEGSY, encoded by the coding sequence ATGTTACAAGCAGAAGTGAAGAGTAAATTTGGAGAAGATGTATCTATTGCCATTTATCCCGATAATTGCAAATGGAATTACATTGTAGATTGTGGAGAAGCAAGTTTATTAACTGTAAAAGACTGTATGAATGCTCGTGCTATTTTTATATCGCACACGCATATTGATCATTTTATTAATTTTGATCAAATTATGCGACACCAAGTAGGGTCAAAAGAACGCTATATTATATGTGGACCAAAAAATATAGCATTGCAAGTACAAGCAAAATTGAAATCTTTTACTTGGAATTTGGTAGAAGAAGATGCTGTTGTCTATGAAATTAGGGAAATAATTTCAGAAGACTTAATTAAAGTATATGAAATGAAACCAGCAGAATGGGAATTAGAATTTTTAGAAGATAGAACGGCTTTATATAATGACGAAAGAGTAGTAGTGAACTTCATGATTTTAGATCACAAAACAGATGTTATTGCTTACCATTTTAAAGATAATGATAGTATAAATATTGATGTAACAAAAATTCCGTATAAGCCAGGAAAGTGGATTAATGAATTGAAATTAGCTTATATGAGTGATGATGTTAATAAAGTTATTGAAGTTGGAACTGAAGAACATATAGCAGAAGAATTGTTTCACTATTTAAAGGTTGAAAAAGGAAATAGTTTAGGAGTAATCTTAGATCATGCAGCACATGAAGAAAATCATAATAAAATTAAACAATTATTTCATGATTGTGATACGGTTCTAATTGAAACGTTTTATAAAGAGGAAGATAAAGAAAAAGCTATTTTAAATTATCATAGTTATGCCTCTCAATCAGGAAAAATAATGTTCGAATCGAATGTGAAAAAAGCAATTCCAGTTCATTTTTCTAGAAAATATACAGAAGAAGATGTTGAATCAATAAAGGTAGATTTTTATAAAGCTTTTGAAGGAAGCTATTAA
- a CDS encoding PAS domain S-box protein, which yields MKDIEKAYEALLLKTKEQEARIQKLLEDKNAQNNSNDKGNITYKHIYHALLDNNDSIIILMDKNLNTLYRSKSTAHITGWVDDIHTENPIVDYIHPDYLEYVNEKTQKSLRQPKVPIPITLQIKHKSGGYIWVEGIINNRIDDPNIKGIIVKLRDVSETKRIFEIIKEEKNKFDKIAAASPGVIYSMRQNKDNSLSYPYASEAIGDVYGFTFEEIKDDPSKIFKLIHQDDLQFVIDSITATKTKLIPLHCTYRYFHPKKGLLWHEVNSLPVVETEGTVICHGIATDITARIIAEQKVVKANRLYLYISQINQMIVRTTDEDTLFREACSIAVNVGKFKMVWIGMIDEKTKRLKPKMIAGEDNGYVSMIKNMSIEDTPEGRGLSGGATREEKNIVVNDISNDIMMEHWKEEALKREYQSFMSIPIKKFGNIIGLFCFYASEKNFFDAEEISLLEEATSDVGFALEIFEKEQLRKKVLEEMIESENRYHILTEISPVGIFRTDATGYTTYVNPRWSEISGLPYEKALGNGWLDAVHKEDRISLLNGWENATDQQENSLSEYRFVRPDGKIIWVMGQAIPERNVLNQIVGYVGTTTNITERKRIEEEFKKSYQKLESIIDAIPDLLIEIDKDGLITNYHSHREDLLSHSSTAIIGKTFSEVLPSQAVESFKLAMEEVTLRGFSTGKQYALQLPSGEHWFELSIAPMEENQTNENNFICLSRDITLAKQSEKELQKSKERYRDILNNLDAGIIVQAVDGTILLNNVKASELMGLSDLHSKNDYNLVPNWIFLNEDDSLMSEEEYPINQILNGSQPIKNLILGVEKTTESGSITWLLYNAFAVKDTKGNITEIVSSFIDITERKLMEKEILKGKEQAEAANKAKTDFLANMSHEIRTPLNGIIGFTHLLMESNLEKTHSQYMSTINESATSLLNIVNDVLDFSKIESGKFELNIEEVDLFELTQQVVDLFKYQANQKKINLILHKDKNVPQYILADAIRLKQILMNLLGNALKFTEFGEIQLNIKEVNIPNSNESSIYFAVNDTGIGIKTDNNVKIFDSFVQEDNSTSRKFGGTGLGLAITNQLLALMGSKLQLKSKLGEGSTFFFTITFVKVIQRKNNVLAEKSKNNDIKNHEAKIFKSHKILIVEDNKVNMLLAKTLINKINPNAIIHEAFDGVEAIASFKEKPADLILMDVQMPNKNGYEATAEIREMKTGTTTPIIAITAGILAHEREKCFEEGMNDYLSKPVNIKDLEDILLKWLI from the coding sequence ATGAAAGATATTGAAAAAGCGTATGAAGCCTTATTACTAAAAACAAAAGAACAAGAAGCAAGAATTCAAAAACTTCTTGAAGATAAAAATGCACAAAATAATTCAAACGATAAGGGTAATATTACATACAAACATATTTATCATGCTCTATTAGATAATAATGACAGTATTATTATTTTAATGGATAAAAATTTGAATACGCTATATCGTAGTAAGTCAACTGCTCATATTACTGGTTGGGTAGATGACATTCATACCGAAAATCCTATTGTTGATTATATTCATCCTGATTATTTGGAATATGTTAACGAAAAAACACAAAAATCATTACGTCAACCTAAAGTACCAATTCCAATTACACTACAAATTAAGCATAAAAGTGGTGGTTATATTTGGGTTGAAGGTATTATAAACAATAGAATCGACGATCCGAATATAAAAGGAATTATTGTTAAGCTTAGAGATGTTTCCGAAACCAAAAGGATTTTTGAAATTATAAAAGAAGAAAAAAACAAATTTGATAAAATTGCAGCAGCTTCTCCTGGAGTAATTTATTCGATGCGACAAAACAAAGACAATTCTTTAAGCTATCCTTATGCAAGTGAAGCTATTGGAGATGTTTACGGTTTTACATTTGAAGAAATAAAAGACGATCCAAGTAAAATTTTTAAGTTAATTCATCAAGACGATTTACAGTTTGTAATAGATAGCATAACTGCAACTAAAACAAAACTAATCCCTTTACATTGCACCTATCGTTATTTTCATCCGAAGAAAGGCTTACTTTGGCATGAAGTGAATTCGCTACCTGTAGTTGAAACTGAAGGAACAGTTATTTGTCATGGTATTGCAACCGACATTACTGCTAGAATAATTGCAGAACAAAAAGTTGTTAAAGCAAATCGACTGTATCTATATATTAGTCAAATCAATCAAATGATTGTTCGAACTACAGATGAGGACACATTATTTAGAGAGGCTTGTTCTATTGCTGTTAACGTAGGTAAGTTTAAAATGGTTTGGATTGGAATGATAGATGAAAAAACCAAAAGACTAAAACCTAAAATGATAGCTGGTGAAGATAATGGTTATGTTTCAATGATCAAGAATATGTCAATTGAAGATACACCAGAAGGAAGAGGTTTAAGCGGAGGAGCAACTAGAGAAGAAAAAAACATTGTAGTTAATGACATTTCTAATGACATAATGATGGAGCATTGGAAAGAAGAAGCTTTAAAAAGAGAATACCAATCCTTCATGTCTATTCCTATAAAAAAATTCGGAAATATTATTGGACTATTTTGTTTTTACGCTAGCGAAAAAAACTTTTTTGATGCAGAAGAAATTTCCCTATTAGAAGAAGCTACTTCAGATGTTGGGTTTGCTTTGGAAATTTTCGAAAAAGAACAACTTAGAAAAAAGGTATTAGAAGAAATGATAGAAAGTGAGAATAGATATCATATTCTTACTGAAATATCTCCTGTTGGAATATTCCGTACAGATGCAACAGGATATACAACTTATGTGAATCCACGATGGTCTGAAATATCTGGATTACCTTATGAGAAAGCCTTAGGAAATGGATGGTTAGATGCCGTTCATAAAGAAGATCGGATATCTTTATTAAATGGGTGGGAAAACGCAACCGATCAACAAGAAAATTCATTGTCTGAATATCGTTTTGTGCGTCCAGATGGAAAAATAATTTGGGTAATGGGACAAGCCATTCCTGAAAGAAATGTATTAAATCAAATTGTAGGTTATGTTGGAACAACAACAAATATTACCGAACGAAAACGAATTGAAGAAGAGTTTAAAAAGTCCTATCAAAAACTTGAATCAATTATAGATGCAATTCCAGATTTACTTATTGAAATAGACAAAGACGGATTGATCACTAATTATCATTCACATCGAGAAGATTTATTGTCTCACTCTTCTACTGCAATTATTGGCAAAACTTTTTCAGAAGTACTACCAAGTCAAGCTGTTGAATCATTTAAACTTGCAATGGAAGAAGTTACTTTAAGAGGTTTTTCAACAGGAAAACAATATGCATTACAACTTCCAAGTGGAGAACATTGGTTTGAACTTTCAATTGCTCCAATGGAAGAAAATCAAACTAACGAAAACAATTTCATATGCCTTTCAAGAGATATAACATTAGCAAAGCAATCGGAAAAAGAACTCCAAAAAAGTAAAGAAAGATACAGAGATATTCTGAATAATTTAGATGCAGGAATCATCGTTCAAGCAGTTGATGGTACTATTCTTTTAAATAATGTAAAGGCTTCTGAATTAATGGGATTGAGTGATTTGCATTCTAAAAACGACTATAATTTAGTTCCAAATTGGATATTTTTAAATGAAGATGATTCATTAATGTCTGAAGAAGAATACCCCATAAATCAAATATTAAATGGAAGTCAACCTATAAAAAACCTAATTCTTGGAGTTGAAAAAACAACCGAATCAGGATCAATAACTTGGTTGCTATACAATGCTTTCGCTGTAAAAGATACAAAAGGTAATATAACGGAAATTGTTTCCAGTTTTATAGATATTACAGAGAGAAAGCTCATGGAAAAAGAAATATTAAAAGGAAAAGAACAAGCAGAAGCCGCTAACAAAGCTAAAACAGACTTTTTAGCAAATATGAGCCATGAAATTAGAACTCCGCTTAATGGAATAATCGGTTTTACTCATTTATTAATGGAATCGAACTTGGAAAAAACACATTCTCAATACATGTCGACCATTAATGAATCTGCTACTTCGTTATTAAATATTGTAAATGATGTTTTAGATTTTTCAAAAATAGAATCTGGTAAATTCGAACTAAATATTGAAGAAGTAGATTTGTTCGAACTAACACAGCAAGTTGTAGATTTATTTAAATATCAAGCCAATCAAAAAAAGATAAACTTAATACTTCATAAGGATAAAAATGTTCCTCAATACATCTTAGCTGATGCTATTCGATTAAAACAAATATTAATGAACCTATTGGGCAATGCTTTAAAATTTACAGAATTTGGAGAAATTCAATTGAATATTAAAGAAGTTAATATACCTAATTCTAATGAATCTTCTATCTATTTTGCTGTAAATGATACAGGAATTGGAATAAAAACAGATAATAACGTAAAAATATTTGATTCGTTTGTTCAAGAAGACAATTCAACTAGTAGAAAGTTTGGAGGAACAGGTTTAGGTTTAGCCATAACGAATCAGCTTCTCGCTTTAATGGGTAGTAAACTCCAATTAAAAAGTAAACTAGGAGAAGGAAGTACATTCTTTTTTACAATAACATTTGTAAAAGTAATACAGCGAAAAAACAATGTCTTAGCAGAAAAAAGCAAAAACAATGATATAAAAAATCATGAAGCAAAAATTTTCAAAAGCCATAAAATTCTAATTGTTGAAGATAACAAAGTGAATATGCTTTTGGCAAAAACTTTAATCAATAAAATCAATCCAAACGCAATAATTCATGAAGCCTTTGATGGTGTTGAAGCAATAGCATCGTTTAAAGAAAAACCGGCAGATTTAATTTTAATGGATGTTCAAATGCCAAATAAAAACGGATATGAAGCTACTGCCGAAATTCGTGAAATGAAAACTGGTACAACCACTCCTATTATTGCAATAACAGCAGGAATATTAGCACACGAACGCGAAAAATGTTTTGAAGAAGGTATGAATGACTATTTATCTAAACCTGTAAACATTAAAGACTTAGAAGATATATTACTTAAATGGCTAATTTAA
- a CDS encoding AAA family ATPase — protein MQCIIFIGIPASGKSSFYKENFFNSHIRVSLDLLNTRNKQQKLMEYCFATQSRFIIDNTNVTIEERANYISILKEKKYEIVAYYFETNLQDALERNENRKDTIPDIGVKSKFKQLEVPNYEEGFDKVYNVSIENNQFKVEEYEI, from the coding sequence ATGCAGTGTATTATTTTTATAGGTATTCCAGCAAGTGGAAAAAGTTCGTTTTATAAAGAAAACTTCTTTAATAGTCATATTAGAGTAAGCTTAGATTTATTGAATACAAGGAATAAACAACAAAAGTTAATGGAATATTGTTTCGCAACCCAATCTCGATTTATTATTGATAATACAAACGTTACAATTGAAGAAAGAGCAAACTATATTTCGATATTAAAAGAGAAAAAATATGAAATTGTTGCTTATTATTTTGAAACCAATTTACAAGATGCTTTAGAGAGAAATGAAAACCGAAAAGATACAATTCCAGATATAGGAGTAAAGTCAAAATTTAAGCAATTAGAGGTGCCAAATTATGAGGAAGGTTTTGATAAGGTTTATAATGTAAGTATAGAAAATAATCAATTTAAAGTAGAAGAATATGAAATTTGA